A window of Candidatus Bathyarchaeota archaeon genomic DNA:
TAGTACTGGGTTCTCAGTATGGACTGGAATTATGTTCTTGGGTTTTATGGTTTTTATCAGAGTTTTAAGTTGGTATGGATAGTAGTGGCCTGAGATTCTTAATCGGTATGGTTGTAGGTTTAGTTGTCTGAGCCATCTGAGGGCTAATGATTCGCTGTATACGGCTTCTTCTTGACGTGGCTCCGATGTCAACATTATGGCTGGGCTTCCAGGTGGAATCCTATATGGGTCTAGAGTTCTTAATAAATCTATTATATGCCATAGATCCGCGATAAGTATATATTCGTTCAATTTCTCCTCTAGAGAGATTTCGTCTAAAATTTCTAGGTTCATGTGAGGTGTCTCCACTATTGATGATAATACATTTATCTTTAAAGTATTCAGCATTTCCAATCGGTTTTTCCAGAAATCCAAAAGGTCAGCAAGTCTATTGGAAACTACCACAAGTTCTTTACCCTTTTCAACAGCTTTCTTGGCGACTAGAAGAATGTTTTCGATTTCTTGATTGTGTACAGCTACGACTATAGGCTTCTCCTGCTCAAGAAGGTTAGATAGTGCGTCATTTAGACATTTGCCAGTTAGTGGTGTTAATGGAGAGCCCAGGTTCGTGCCTTCGAGTATCAGGTAGTCTATGTGGATGTTTTCTTCGTTTAGAAATGTTAGTAGCGTGGTAGGATAAAGCCGCTTGTGAAGTTCCCGGTCTAGTATGGACGTGATTCGCAGGTCGCCCGTATACAGTACGGTTGCATCGGAGCCGAAGTATAGATATGCGTAGGCTGGATAGCTGCTATGCTCTACTGGGATAGCCATGACGTTGTTCTCATCTTCTTTAAGAGGAGTAACTTCTTGAAGAGCCGTCGTGTATCTTGGAGGTATATATGCGAACCAGTTTGGAGAAAGCCTGTACCATCTTTCTATTACATGGAATAGTTCTATGGATGGTAGGTTAACGGTCGTTCTTACTGGGATTCCCGCCAATAGCCCTAGGTGATCTAGGTGGAAGTGTGAGATGTATATCGTAGCTATGTCCTGGTAAGCCTCTACCGGGGGTATTACTCCGAGTTGCCTTAGTTCAGGTATGCCTTTTGGTTGAACCCTTTGTGAGTAGTATCTATTGAATACTGGGAAACGCATTCCTTGGTCGAAGAGAATGCTTATGTCTTTATCATCTATCCTGATGCAATTGCCTCCGATTTCACCATAGCCTTGAATTACTTTTATCGAGACCATGGTTTAGGTAGGAAGCAGTCTGTATTTCTTGGACTCTAAGATCTCAACCCTCATTTTAGATAATGGGTTTCTAATGGCTTTAAGCTTAGGCTTCCCTGAACCTATGTTATTAACTATATAAAGCCAATATCGCCTCCCTTTCTCTTTGGCTAGTTTAAACTCTGATTCTGTGAGTTCCGCTATAAGCGATGAACCTAGGTGGCCCTTGACCTCGATGTAGCGGATCTCCCCAGTTTTCGGGTCTCGGCTTAATATATCGAAGTGCTCGAATTGGGAAACGTCTTCCGGTTCTCTACCTTGTTCTCTCTCATAGGTTAATGCATGCTCCATGGCTTTAAGCTCTATACGCTTCTTTAATAGCGGGTCGAGTTCAAGCTCTTTTAGGAATGCTCTTTTAGAGGTGAAAGTTATGATGGCTAGGGGTCCTTCCACGTTTATCGAAGCCGTTTTTGTCGAGGGAAACCATGGATCTTCTCTTCGCCATCCCCTTCTCTCAAGCCTATTACGATATCTATCCAGTTCACTCATTAATTTAGTGAGTATCGTAATTCCTTCGTTTTTCGCCTTAGACTTTAGTTTTAGTAGCAGATGCGGGTCTTCAGGCTGATACTCATCGCAGCTGATGTGGTAGTTTTCAAGGGCCTTAGTTAACGTCTTAAGTAGCTCTGCTCCGCGTATTGTCTTTAAGCCGGTTTTAGAGATCGATACGCCTATGACTTCACGGTATAGAGTTATAGCGTTGTCGCGTTGGTTCTCTTCTATGGATATCTCGTAGAGGTATAGTTCATGGTCTTCGTCTCCATAAACGATTATGGAGACGGGTTTAAAAGGTATGATGGAGTGTGTCCCTGTTTTCTCGGTTATTTTGGCTTTGAGCATGGTGAAGGTCGTGTTTAGGTCGTTTATCTCTATAGGTGCTCCTCCGGGCGCTATGATTCTTACTCTTCCCTCAGATTCATAGATGCGTCTTTCTTCTTTTGAGAGGAGGTGAACTAGTAGGCGTTTTAAGGATTCAAAAATATCTTCGGTGTTTGAAAAACCGCAAACGCATGTTAGAAGACGTTCTATGGTTTCACGGTCGATTCTAGGTAGTACGTTCATTCTTCTAAGGTCCTCTCTAAGCCTTTCGATGCTTTGAATTATGTATGCGACAAGCTCGTTTAGGGCAGCCCTCCCGCCTTTGATGTATTCTACTCTGAAGGTGTATTCTGACGCTTTGAACCTTTTACCGTTTTTTCTAAACTCGCTGATCTGTATCGGGACTTCCTCTTTTTCCTCCATATCTATGACTATGGCTTCTTCTCCGATCGGTGGTTTCTCTGCACCTATGGATCGTCCTAGTGCTATAAGCTTTCTGTAGAGTATGTCGAGTACATCTCTGTCGCTTTCCACGCCTAAAAATACCGTGTAAACCGTAACGTCGGATTTCTGTCCCAGCCGCCAGACCCTTCCGATCCGTTGCTCGAGCTTTATGGGAGACCATGGTGCCTCGTAGTTTATCAGTATGTTAGCGACTTGAAGATTGAGCCCTTCAGACGCTACATCGGTTGCCACCAGTATTTGACAATCGGGTCTTCTCTCGAAACTCCGCCTTATTCTAGTAAGTAGTCTATCGTTGTTCGCTTCATCGCCTGTAAGTTTTACTACCCGGTTTTCGCCAAATTCTTCTCGTAGTGTTCTGAGAATGTAGTTGGCGGTGTCTTTGTACTCTGTGAAAACGATAACTTTTCTTCCCTCTCGGATATGATGGCGGATAAGCTCTTTTACGGCGATAAGACGGCTATCGTGTTTCTGAATTGCCTCTGCGAGCTGGATCAGCCGTTTAAGCTCTCTAACGTCTTCAGGAGAGAAGAAGCCCGAGTATTTCTCGGCGAAACGGTTTAAGGCGTCATCAGGGTCTATTAGCATGTCTCTCTGCTCGTAGTCCTCTATGTACTCAGCATAGTCTTCGAACCCGAATCCGAAGAGAGAGTCGGCTAAGACCTCTGCGTATTTTTCGTCTTCCCTGGTTAGGGCTAGTCTGGGTTCCAATATCGCAGCTCTTTTTTCGAGTATTCTGTTCATGGTTTTTATGGCGGCATATGGGCTTGAGGATGCACGTTTGAATATAAGTGATAGTAGTAAGCCTAATGCCCTAGGCTCTTGCCGGGTTCTGTTGTAGAAATCTATGAGTTTGGCCCTTAGAAACTCGATCAGCCTTGTGTGGAATTCACTCTCTTCTTTTGTCGGGGCTATGACGACGGCTTTAAGCTTACAGTCTGTGAATACTTTCCTTTTCTCATATACCTCGTTTACGTCTTTTTTCCTCCTTCTGAAGACTAGAACGTTATGCGTTAACGTATAGAAGCCGAGGTTGTCGAGGTGATGGCCGCTTTCGAGGTATGGGTCTAGGAGAAGGAGCCTTGACAGGTAGTCGTAGGGGTCTCCTCTATGTGGAGTGGCGGAGAGTAGGAGAACGTTTCTATCGGGGTGAGCTTCGATGAGTTTTCTCCCGATCTGAGTGTACCTTTGGGTTTCGTCTCTTCGCTTTCTTCCTAGTCTATGCGCCTCGTCTACTACGATCACGTCCCATGGTACGTTCCTCAGTTTTTTCATGTATCTTTCACGCTTTATCAGGTCCATCGAGGTTAAGTAGTAGCCCTCTGGAAAGCCCTCTGCTACGAGTCTTGAAAATTTTCTACGGGTAATCCTCTCGAAGCGTATCCCTATCTTCCTCAGCTCTGCGGCCCATTGGGACACTAGGATCCTAGGAACGGCTATCAGGATTCTTCTAGCGATTCCCAGCCGTTCTAGCCGCTTCAGGGTTACTAGGGCGGTTACGGTTTTACCTAAGCCGATCTCGTCGGCTAATAGGACCCTGAGCGGTC
This region includes:
- a CDS encoding MBL fold metallo-hydrolase; protein product: MVSIKVIQGYGEIGGNCIRIDDKDISILFDQGMRFPVFNRYYSQRVQPKGIPELRQLGVIPPVEAYQDIATIYISHFHLDHLGLLAGIPVRTTVNLPSIELFHVIERWYRLSPNWFAYIPPRYTTALQEVTPLKEDENNVMAIPVEHSSYPAYAYLYFGSDATVLYTGDLRITSILDRELHKRLYPTTLLTFLNEENIHIDYLILEGTNLGSPLTPLTGKCLNDALSNLLEQEKPIVVAVHNQEIENILLVAKKAVEKGKELVVVSNRLADLLDFWKNRLEMLNTLKINVLSSIVETPHMNLEILDEISLEEKLNEYILIADLWHIIDLLRTLDPYRIPPGSPAIMLTSEPRQEEAVYSESLALRWLRQLNLQPYRLRISGHYYPYQLKTLIKTIKPKNIIPVHTENPVLLYTQTNLYLKKST
- a CDS encoding DUF3883 domain-containing protein; this translates as MTDALLTLLSRIIENYEVYNPAFSFTCYGTESSIKPYMHQIEFVARNMLRRPLRVLLADEIGLGKTVTALVTLKRLERLGIARRILIAVPRILVSQWAAELRKIGIRFERITRRKFSRLVAEGFPEGYYLTSMDLIKRERYMKKLRNVPWDVIVVDEAHRLGRKRRDETQRYTQIGRKLIEAHPDRNVLLLSATPHRGDPYDYLSRLLLLDPYLESGHHLDNLGFYTLTHNVLVFRRRKKDVNEVYEKRKVFTDCKLKAVVIAPTKEESEFHTRLIEFLRAKLIDFYNRTRQEPRALGLLLSLIFKRASSSPYAAIKTMNRILEKRAAILEPRLALTREDEKYAEVLADSLFGFGFEDYAEYIEDYEQRDMLIDPDDALNRFAEKYSGFFSPEDVRELKRLIQLAEAIQKHDSRLIAVKELIRHHIREGRKVIVFTEYKDTANYILRTLREEFGENRVVKLTGDEANNDRLLTRIRRSFERRPDCQILVATDVASEGLNLQVANILINYEAPWSPIKLEQRIGRVWRLGQKSDVTVYTVFLGVESDRDVLDILYRKLIALGRSIGAEKPPIGEEAIVIDMEEKEEVPIQISEFRKNGKRFKASEYTFRVEYIKGGRAALNELVAYIIQSIERLREDLRRMNVLPRIDRETIERLLTCVCGFSNTEDIFESLKRLLVHLLSKEERRIYESEGRVRIIAPGGAPIEINDLNTTFTMLKAKITEKTGTHSIIPFKPVSIIVYGDEDHELYLYEISIEENQRDNAITLYREVIGVSISKTGLKTIRGAELLKTLTKALENYHISCDEYQPEDPHLLLKLKSKAKNEGITILTKLMSELDRYRNRLERRGWRREDPWFPSTKTASINVEGPLAIITFTSKRAFLKELELDPLLKKRIELKAMEHALTYEREQGREPEDVSQFEHFDILSRDPKTGEIRYIEVKGHLGSSLIAELTESEFKLAKEKGRRYWLYIVNNIGSGKPKLKAIRNPLSKMRVEILESKKYRLLPT